A stretch of Novipirellula artificiosorum DNA encodes these proteins:
- a CDS encoding N,N-dimethylformamidase beta subunit family domain-containing protein has translation MSKNRSRARARRRSFETLERRMMLSCTGLGGTSVECFSSEGAGVSESSWLPAEAPQHAVEGYTSETSFAPGDTFALHVSTSPAQPYRVEIYRLGWYDGDGGRLVAQLPANSNESLIGVEQPIPAPDPVTFEIRADWSATDSFIVPEDWESGYYVANLILTAGPDTGKAQSIPFVVRAEASRNADIVVEVPVNTWQAYNRWGGHSLYDPDPADKVSFDRPYDKSARSLIRYEIPLARFLEREGFDVEYVTNVDVHRDPSSLLDHNLVISTGHDEYWSGEMRTGFDTARDSGTNLVFASSNTAYWQVRYENAEQTLVGYKVSPETIGEDPEPDPSKKSMKFRDLTPARPEHELLGVQYLGGHSPDFNLDESTFSDYTIVESALGDAWFDGTGIVAGDVFENRVGYEWDQVVEGNTLGLTSLFEYAGAPLRADAVKYTAPSGSTVFSTGSMGFSYALDNWRPFGAPTSPADPRLQTFMRNVISDLGAGAVTGDESVVEILAAGYTGEEQMQLLVDGEVVATWDNVGGDRRARQFVTFTYTHPSPLELRDLRVVFANDGNTATGADRNLMVDAIVLDGVRYESEAPTTYSTGTWSSSNGCGPGNKQSEVLHCGGGGYFQYDTSVGGTVTVDLAASSDSGDSSTDKITNDNTPTLIGVAPVGSTVEVVSSLVGSLGTTLAASDGTWSLTSGVVLSDGVHELTSTADGSSVSLPQSVTIDTLGPTVSIEQSVTQADPTTSSLIAFDVLFSESTTTFSSGDVSIAGSAGATTAVVSGNGVSYTASVSGMTSSGTVIASVSAGVASDIAGNPSLASTSQDNVVDYELSTADSVVEILAAGYTGEEQMQLLVDGEVVATWDNVGGDRRARQFVTFTYTHPSPLELRDLRVVFANDGNTATGADRNLMVDAIVLDGVRYESEAPTTYSTGTWSSSNGCGPGNKQSEVLHCGGGGYFQYDTSVQPAAQNQALPQDVNGDGSVSPMDAILVINQLSEIAVGNGEEVLLLTPFDHLDVNADGIVSAQDALQVINFMTRQLRSDSIGQMNVQPGVFHLEVQSDVDDQDEEEDLLNLLADDLSGMQQSFSERNL, from the coding sequence ATGTCCAAGAATCGGTCCCGAGCTCGAGCAAGACGGCGTTCCTTTGAAACCCTTGAGCGGCGAATGATGCTGAGCTGCACCGGTTTGGGCGGCACTTCGGTCGAGTGTTTTTCGAGTGAGGGCGCTGGGGTTTCAGAATCATCATGGTTACCAGCCGAAGCGCCGCAGCATGCGGTAGAAGGGTATACGTCAGAGACTAGCTTTGCTCCGGGGGATACGTTTGCGCTTCACGTTAGCACCTCGCCTGCGCAGCCCTATCGCGTGGAGATTTATCGTCTTGGATGGTATGACGGTGATGGTGGCAGGCTTGTCGCTCAACTACCTGCGAATAGTAACGAAAGTTTGATAGGAGTGGAGCAACCCATTCCCGCACCGGATCCCGTCACCTTTGAAATCCGTGCAGATTGGTCAGCGACCGATTCATTCATCGTGCCCGAAGACTGGGAATCCGGTTACTATGTTGCCAATCTTATCTTGACGGCGGGACCGGACACTGGCAAAGCTCAATCCATCCCCTTTGTGGTCCGCGCTGAAGCGTCGCGAAACGCTGATATCGTTGTTGAAGTTCCCGTTAACACGTGGCAGGCCTACAATCGTTGGGGTGGGCATTCACTTTACGATCCTGATCCCGCGGACAAAGTGTCTTTCGATCGCCCTTATGACAAGAGCGCCCGGTCGCTGATTCGCTATGAAATCCCTCTTGCAAGGTTTCTCGAACGCGAGGGGTTTGATGTTGAGTATGTCACCAATGTGGACGTACACCGTGATCCCAGCAGTCTTTTGGATCACAATTTAGTGATTTCAACGGGCCACGATGAATACTGGTCCGGAGAGATGCGGACTGGGTTTGATACCGCAAGAGACTCGGGAACGAACTTGGTGTTTGCTTCATCGAATACTGCTTACTGGCAGGTGCGCTACGAGAATGCCGAGCAAACCTTGGTGGGCTATAAGGTCAGCCCAGAAACCATTGGCGAAGATCCGGAACCTGATCCGTCGAAAAAGTCGATGAAATTTCGTGACCTCACGCCGGCTCGACCCGAGCATGAACTATTGGGTGTGCAGTACCTTGGTGGCCATTCGCCTGACTTTAACTTGGACGAAAGCACATTCTCTGACTACACCATCGTGGAGTCAGCCTTGGGGGATGCTTGGTTTGACGGCACGGGGATCGTAGCGGGTGATGTTTTTGAGAATCGGGTCGGTTACGAGTGGGACCAGGTTGTCGAGGGAAACACGCTTGGACTAACAAGCTTGTTTGAGTATGCCGGAGCTCCTTTGCGAGCGGATGCCGTGAAGTACACCGCACCGAGCGGCTCAACGGTCTTCTCGACGGGATCGATGGGCTTTAGTTACGCTTTGGACAACTGGCGACCCTTTGGAGCACCCACTTCACCTGCCGATCCCCGCTTGCAGACCTTCATGCGAAATGTAATCAGTGACCTAGGTGCAGGTGCTGTCACAGGTGATGAGTCAGTGGTTGAGATACTTGCAGCGGGATACACCGGCGAAGAGCAGATGCAGCTGCTCGTGGATGGCGAGGTGGTGGCTACATGGGACAATGTTGGCGGCGATCGGCGTGCGCGTCAGTTTGTTACGTTCACGTACACGCATCCGAGTCCATTGGAACTTCGAGATTTACGAGTCGTGTTTGCGAATGACGGGAACACTGCTACGGGTGCAGATCGCAACTTGATGGTGGATGCGATCGTGCTTGATGGGGTTCGTTATGAGAGCGAAGCTCCGACGACCTATTCCACGGGGACGTGGAGCAGTTCGAATGGTTGCGGGCCAGGAAACAAGCAATCGGAGGTGCTTCATTGTGGTGGCGGAGGGTACTTCCAATACGATACGTCCGTCGGCGGTACGGTAACGGTCGATCTCGCCGCGTCGAGTGACTCAGGTGATTCAAGTACCGACAAGATCACGAATGACAACACGCCGACGCTGATTGGCGTCGCCCCCGTCGGAAGCACGGTTGAAGTGGTCTCTAGCCTTGTCGGCTCGTTGGGTACGACGCTCGCGGCAAGCGACGGAACCTGGTCACTTACGAGTGGAGTGGTTCTTTCGGATGGAGTGCATGAACTTACCTCGACCGCGGATGGCAGCAGCGTTTCTTTGCCGCAGTCGGTTACGATCGATACGCTTGGTCCGACGGTTTCGATTGAGCAATCGGTCACTCAAGCCGATCCGACTACGTCTTCGCTGATCGCGTTTGATGTTTTGTTTAGCGAATCGACAACGACGTTCAGTAGCGGGGATGTCTCCATCGCTGGCTCTGCTGGCGCGACGACCGCCGTCGTTAGCGGCAACGGCGTGTCGTATACCGCATCGGTTAGTGGAATGACGAGCAGTGGCACTGTCATCGCAAGCGTTTCGGCTGGCGTGGCCTCGGATATTGCGGGCAATCCTAGTCTAGCGAGCACCAGCCAGGATAATGTCGTTGATTATGAGCTTTCCACGGCCGATAGTGTCGTCGAGATACTTGCCGCGGGGTACACCGGCGAAGAGCAGATGCAGTTGCTCGTGGATGGCGAGGTGGTGGCTACATGGGACAATGTTGGCGGCGATCGGCGTGCGCGTCAGTTTGTTACGTTCACGTACACGCATCCGAGTCCATTGGAACTTCGAGATTTACGAGTCGTGTTTGCGAATGACGGGAACACTGCTACGGGTGCAGATCGCAACTTGATGGTGGATGCGATCGTGCTTGATGGGGTTCGTTATGAGAGCGAAGCTCCGACGACCTATTCTACGGGGACGTGGAGCAGTTCGAATGGTTGCGGGCCAGGAAACAAGCAATCGGAGGTGCTTCATTGTGGTGGCGGAGGGTACTTCCAATACGATACGTCCGTCCAACCAGCAGCACAGAACCAAGCTTTACCACAAGACGTCAACGGCGATGGCAGCGTTTCGCCAATGGACGCGATTTTGGTCATTAACCAACTGAGCGAAATTGCTGTGGGTAATGGCGAGGAGGTGTTGTTGCTGACTCCCTTTGATCATCTCGATGTCAACGCTGACGGCATCGTCTCTGCCCAAGATGCATTGCAAGTGATCAATTTCATGACCCGTCAACTTCGTAGTGACTCGATAGGCCAGATGAATGTGCAACCAGGCGTATTCCATCTTGAGGTTCAGAGCGACGTCGACGATCAAGACGAAGAAGAGGACCTTCTCAATCTGCTTGCCGATGATCTTTCGGGAATGCAACAAAGCTTTTCCGAAAGAAACCTCTGA
- a CDS encoding FkbM family methyltransferase translates to MKKLFPRRFWRYKFNSFLTSSSKDELRIVSLLCEPNKTSVDIGADAGVFSANMLQVSRNVIAFEPRPAQADELKAMFTSVGASVRVEQVALSDHEGTSEMRVLINDQGRSTIESENRLDDEDNSPRTKLVVNLRRLDDYALDSVGCIKIDVEGHEVAVLRGTRETIARHRPKLLIESENRHRVHAVDDLKNLLHELDYEGFFLLDGQLHSIDKFSVEEHQDDRNIGSWKSGWERRGVYINNFLFIPREQSAEVVEAMNTLFSP, encoded by the coding sequence GTGAAAAAGCTATTTCCCCGTCGCTTTTGGCGATACAAGTTTAATTCCTTTTTGACTTCAAGTAGTAAAGACGAATTGCGTATCGTTTCTTTGCTATGTGAACCAAACAAGACGTCTGTCGATATTGGAGCTGATGCAGGCGTTTTTTCTGCTAACATGTTGCAAGTTTCACGCAACGTTATCGCCTTTGAACCGCGCCCCGCACAGGCCGATGAACTGAAAGCAATGTTCACGAGTGTTGGAGCCTCGGTGCGTGTTGAGCAAGTAGCGTTGTCTGACCACGAAGGGACCTCCGAAATGCGAGTCCTCATCAATGACCAAGGGCGAAGTACAATCGAGTCAGAAAACCGCTTGGATGATGAAGACAATAGCCCCAGGACAAAGCTGGTCGTTAATCTCCGCCGTCTCGATGACTATGCTCTAGACTCCGTCGGTTGTATTAAGATTGATGTAGAGGGACATGAGGTAGCTGTCCTGCGCGGCACACGCGAAACCATTGCCCGACATCGACCGAAGCTGTTAATTGAGTCCGAGAATCGGCACCGTGTTCATGCGGTTGACGACCTGAAAAATTTGCTCCATGAGCTGGATTATGAGGGATTTTTCTTGCTCGATGGTCAGCTACATAGCATCGACAAATTCAGTGTAGAGGAACACCAGGACGACCGAAACATCGGCAGTTGGAAAAGTGGTTGGGAACGACGCGGTGTCTATATCAATAACTTTCTATTTATTCCTAGAGAGCAATCCGCTGAAGTGGTTGAGGCTATGAATACTTTGTTTAGCCCTTAG